A genomic region of Bactrocera dorsalis isolate Fly_Bdor chromosome 3, ASM2337382v1, whole genome shotgun sequence contains the following coding sequences:
- the LOC105233493 gene encoding persulfide dioxygenase ETHE1, mitochondrial, which yields MRLPALSLLSAFRQTLVQQVQNTSVTPLLLKQYRLKHSDSGSKMFSPAPFTKDFFFRQLFDEATWTYTYLLADLNTREAVIIDPVLEKAKRDANLVKDLGFTLKYALNTHMHADHITGSGWLKQLLPGSKSVIAKASGAKADIHIKEGDPVTFGRHRIDTLATPGHTNGCMSFVIHEQGCIFTGDTVLIRGCGRTDFQEGDPAHLYENVHSKIFTLPDNFRIYPAHDYKGLMESSVWEEKTYNPRLTKTKEEFINIMDNLNLPYPKKIDVSLPANRECGVYDIPKE from the exons ATGCGGCTGCCAGCGCTTAGTTTGCTCTCGGCTTTCCGCCAAACACTAGTGCAACAAGTACAAAATACGAGTGTAACACCTCTCCTACTAAAACAATATCGTCTGAAGCATAGTGACAGTGGCAGTAAAATGTTTTCGCCGGCACCATTTACAAAAGATTTCTTCTTTCGTCAG CTCTTCGATGAGGCTACCTGGACCTACACGTACCTGCTGGCCGATTTGAATACGAGAGAGGCGGTGATTATTGATCCAGTGCTGGAGAAGGCGAAACGTGATGCAAACCTAGTTAAGGATCTGGGTTTTACACTTAAATATGCCC tgaacacacacatgcacgcggATCACATCACCGGCAGCGGTTGGCTCAAGCAATTGTTGCCCGGCAGCAAATCGGTTATTGCCAAAGCGAGCGGTGCCAAGGCAGATATACACATCAAGGAAGGTGATCCCGTTACATTTGGACGTCACCGCATCGATACATTGGCCACACCGGGACACACCAATGGCTGTATGTCGTTTGTGATACATGAACAGGGTTGCATTTTCACCGGCGATACAGTGCTGATACGCGGCTGTGGACGTACCGACTTCCAAGAAGGTGATCCTGCCCACTTGTACGAAAATGTgcatagtaaaatatttacattgccAGACAATTTCCGCATTTATCCGGCGCATGATTACAA AGGCTTAATGGAGAGCAGCGTTTGGGAGGAGAAAACCTACAATCCACGCTTGACCAAAACCAAAGaggaatttattaatattatggaTAACCTGAATCTGCCTTATCCCAAGAAAATCG ATGTTTCTCTACCGGCAAATCGTGAATGTGGCGTCTATGATATTCCAAAGGAATAA